ATCAGTTATAAATAAATATATTGGCATGAAGCAAGCCATGTAAAAATTTACGACATAGTTAAAAGTAGGGGGTTCTTGGGGATTCAGTTCTTATGCACTCCGTCAAAAATAACATCGAAAAATCAAACGAATGATACCAAGTTGATGAATCAAGAGTGAACGTTTAATCGGCATGCTTCTACGATAAATCCATTACAACAACTTAATAAAAAACCACATATTAATTACAGATACTTAATATGCATTTGGCCACAGAATGAAAGACATACTCCTCACGGCATGGCGCTACCGCTATTTCATTTTCTCTTCCATTAAAACTGAGCTTAGTACAAAATTTGTACGGAGTCATTTAGGGGGACTGTGGATGATCTTAAACCCACTAGCTCAGGTACTTATATTTGCTTTTGTACTCTCAGCGGTGCTATCTGCTAAATTACCCGGTATCAATAACAAATATGCCTACTCCATCTATCTGATGGCTGGCACTTTAGGTTGGACGCTTTTTGCTGAAATTGTTAACCGCTGCCTGACCCTATTCATAGATAACGGCAACATTATCAAAAAACTGACATTTCCTAAAATAGCTTTACCTCTTATCGTTACTGGGAGCGCTTTGATCAACAACATTTTATTGTTTGTAGCCATTTTGGCAATATTTGGCATACTGGGACATCCCCCAAGTATTGCACTTATTTGGCTCCCAGCAATCATGGTGATGACTATCGCCTTGGCACTTGGGTTAGGCCTGACCTTGGGTGTTCTAAATGTCTTTATGCGCGACATTGGACAAATCGTACCCGTAATTATGCAATTTCTGTTCTGGTTCACCCCTATTGTATATATGGTGAACATCATTCCGGAACAATATCAAAGCTGGCTGGTGCTAAACCCCCTCATTCCCATAATCACCAGCTATCAGGATATTTTGCTATATAACCGTGCGCCCAACTTGGCCGGATTAGGTGAGACTGCAATAATTGCGACTTTCCTACTCGCTTTTGCGCTGCTGCTGTTTCGCAAGGCCAGCCCCGAAATGGTGGATCAACTATGAGTGGCGAACTACATGTCAAAAATCTGGGTAAATCTTACCGCCAATGGGGCAGTGAATGGCGGCGTGTGGTTTCCTGGTTTGTGCCAACCATTACCCCGCGTGAAGAACATTGGGTACTCAAAGACGTGAATTTTTCCATAAGCCCTGGTGAAGCCGTTGGCATAGTTGGACAAAACGGTGCAGGCAAAAGCACCCTGCTAAAACTCATTACCGGCACCACCCGCCCTACCCTGGGCCAAGTAAGATTACGTGGCCGAGTGGCGGCAATTCTGGAACTGGGCATGGGCTTCAACCCCGACCTGACGGGCCGACAGAATGCTTACCACTCCGCTGGTCTTATGGGCCACAGTCAGACTGACATAGAAAAAGCGATGCCTGAAATTGAGGCCTTTGCCGAAGTTGTCGATTATTTTGAACAACCAATGCGCACTTACTCGAGTGGTATGCAAATGCGTGTAGCATTTGCCGTAGCCACTGCTTTCAGGCCCGATATTCTTATCGTGGATGAAGCGTTATCGGTAGGCGATGCTGCCTTCCAACGTAAGTGTTTTCACCACATCGAGGCATTTCGTGCCCAAGGAGGCACCTTACTCTTTGTCAGCCATGATATTGAAACTGTCAAACGGCTATGTGACAAGGCGATCTTTATCCATCATGGGACAGTCAAAGCAATTGGAAAAGCGAAGACCGTCTGCGACGAATACGAGCAGACGATTTTTGGAGACGTCGCCAAGCGCACCACTATTGCCAGCCCTACAAAATCGGTTGGATCGCTAGATTTAGGCCTTAATTCTGAAAGTATCGAAAAGCAGTATGGCGATGGCGGGGCTGTCATTTTCTCTGTCACGATAAAAAGCGCTTCAGGAGAAGCCATTAATGTCATTCCCGAGGGAGTCCCGTTTTCCGTTAACTACCAAATTCAATTTGCAAGACCCGCTCGCGGCGTCAAATTCGGAATGATGGTGAAAACTGTCGAGGGCGTCTGTATTTACGGAACCAACACTACCAATTGTTCCATGCAAGAGTCTTTTAATGCCCAAGACGATATTTCGGTTTGCTTCGAGCTGCAAGGCAATTTGGTGCCTGGAACATATTATCTCAACGTGGGATCGACTTACGAATCAGACGATGGACCAGTGTTTCTGCATCGTAGAGTTGATTGCCTGATCTTTCGAGTAACATCCTCCGAATGTCATTACGCAGCGGGTTATGCAAATCTGTTTGCCAAGCCAGCACTCAGTCAATTCAGCGAATCACAAAAAGTGTCAGAAGTGGTCTTATGATAGCAATCATTGCGGGTATGCAGCGTAGCGGTTCTACGTTTTCCTTTAACGTTGCCAGAGAGCTTCTGGAAGCGCGTGGAGGGGTATCAGTCTTTTCCACAAATGCCTTCGATGAGGCTCTGGATGCATCAATGAACAGTAATAATCTAATCATAAAAACTCACGCACCCGATCATTTCACCAACTTACTTTTGAAAAAGAATGCACTGCCCTGCATCTGCACTATCCGGAAACCTGAAGATGCCATCGCATCATGGATGAGAACATTCGAATTTTCTCTCGAAGAGTCGGTAGCAGCATACGAAGGATGGCTTGCCTGGCACCGCCAGATGTCCAAGCATGTTCTAAACATTGACTATGACGAAATCGAAAGAACACCACTATTAGCTGTATTGAAGATCGGGCGTTACCTGCTTCGGGATATGAAAATAAATGAGATCATTCAGATCTGGTGGCAATTCAGAAAATCTACGGTGTACAAAAAGACTCAAGGACTTCAAAGAGAAACCCACGAAATTGTAGACATGGGTTTCAGCTATTACGACAAGAGAACCTTCTTCCACCGGCGCCATGTCTCATCATTGGAGATGACGTCAGCACATGAATTTCTTACCCAGCAGCAAATTGCTTTTGTTCGTCAGGAACTAAAGGAATATGTGGACGTCGCAGGCAACTATCACTGGTAACACGAGGTAAATAATGACGTTCGTTTCTTATGCCCAAAATTTTGAAGATGTAATGCTATGGCGCGCGCTCAAACACGTGCAAAATGGTTTCTATGTAGACGTCGGCGCGCAGCACCCGGTGGTTGACTCTGTCAGTAAGGCCTTCTATGCGTATGGCTGGAGGGGTATTCACATTGAGCCTGTCCCTGAATATGCCGAACTCTTGCGCAAGGACAGGCCTGACGAGACAGTATTGCAAATTGCGTTGGCTGATACAGAAGGCACACTTGAACTTAACGTCATTCCGGACACAGGCCTAAGCACAGCCGTAGACGCCTATGCGCAACGCCACCAAGTGGAGCGAGGTTATGAGCGTCAGCGGATACAAGTGCCGGTTCTGACGTTAAAATCAGCATTGAAATTTTTGGTGGGCAAGGACGTTCACTGGCTGAAAATTGACGTTGAAGGGTTCGAAGAACGGGTTCTCAATGGGTGGGACACCCAAGTCTTGCGTCCATGGATAATGGTAGTTGAGGCCACCATCCCAAACTCACCCAAGACAGATTACGCGAGCTGGGACCCAATCCTCACAACAGCGGACTACCAGTTTGTTTATTTCGACGGACTCAACCGTTTTTACATAGCTAAGGAGCATGCCGAGCTTGCTGAGGCATTTTCTTGTCCGCCGAATGTTTTTGACGATACGATACTCGATGCAAGCTCCCACCTTTGTCGAGGTGTGATAGCGTCATATCAGGCACGACAAGAAGCGGCAGCATGGGCGCAGAAGTCTGACGCCCATGCCGCCGCAATTCGCGAGCAAGAACTTAATGCTCGATTAACCCGGGAACAGTCTGATCACACCACCAGCCAAACGCGCACTAAATGGCTTGAAAATGAGTGGAACGCGGCCAAGGCCAAAATCGATGAACTGAATCATCACAATCATAATTGGAGAACGATGGCAAATGGGCTTAACCACGAACTACAAAGTGTTTATGCCAGCAAATCCTGGCGTATCACTTCACCGTTGCGCAAAATCATGCTGGCTACTAATCGGGGATTGACACTACTTTCACTCCAAATGCGATGGTTGCTTCGTTTGACAAAGCGCATGACCAAACCATTGGCAGTGTGGGCGATACGTCAAACCATCGCTAAACCAACCTTAAAGGCATATGCATTGAGTGTGCTCACCAAGCATCCGCACCTTATGCAGCACCTGCGCCAGTTTGCCATGCGATCGGGATTGATTGCGGGCTCAAACATGCCGTCGCAAATCAATCAACGGGTATACCTCGGCTCAAATCCGAAGAATGTTGCAGGAGCTTACCCACCGGATCTGTCAGAACAATCGATAAAGGAACTCCCTCCTCGCGTCGTCCGCATTTATTCGGACCTGCAAAAAGCAATTAACGTGAGGAGATCCAATGCGCATTGTAATTGACATGCAAGGTGCGCAAGGTAGCAACCGGCAACGCGGCATTGGTCGCTATACCCTCTCTATAACTAAAGCAATCATCCGCAATCGCGGTGATCATGAGGTGCTTCTCGCCCTCAATGGGCTTTTTCCTGACACCATTGAACCGATACGCGCTGCGTTTGATGGCTTGTTGCCACAAAAAAATATCCGTGTCTGGCAGGCACCAGGGCCGAGATATGATTCAAGCAACGAAAATCATTGGCGCACTCGCGCCGCCGAACTAGTTCGTGAGGCTTTTCTAGCGAGCCTCAAGCCGGATATCATACTTGTCAATAGCCTTTTCGAAGGATCAAATGATGATGCTGCCACCAGCATTGGCATGCTGAGTCGCACCATGCCGACGGCGGTGATCCTACATGACTTGATCCCCCTGATTCACCGCCACCTCTACCTGCAAAATCCGCTGGTCGAGTCCTGGTATGAGAATAAACTCGGCCATCTGCGCCGAGCCGACCTGCTGCTCGCTAATTCGGAATCATCTCGGCAAGAGGGTATTCGTTACCTCAGTTTTCCGCCTGAAGCATGTCTCAATATTTCTGCGGCAGCTGACCCTCAATTTCAGCCGCAGCAAATTGACTCCAAGCGAAAATCAGAAATTCGCCAGCGTTACGGGTTGCATCGCCCATACGTGATGTACACAGGCGGTATAGATCACCGTAAAAATGTTGAAGGTCTTATTCGCGCCTACTCGAAACTGACCAAACCGCTGCGCACCAGCCACCAACTAGCGATTGTTTGCGCTAATCTGACCCTTAGCAGTCGTGCTGCCCTGAAAAAAATCGCCAGGGAGCAGGGATTAAAGGATGATGAAGTGGTGCTGACGGAATTTGTACCTGAAGATGATTTACTCATGCTTTACGGCTTATGCAAAACCTTTGTATTACCATCGTGGCATGAAGGCTTTGGCTTGCCAGCTTTGGAGGCGATGTCTTGCGGGTGTGCAGTAATTGGCTCCAACACTTCCAGCCTACCA
This genomic interval from Candidatus Nitrotoga sp. AM1P contains the following:
- a CDS encoding ABC transporter permease; this translates as MKDILLTAWRYRYFIFSSIKTELSTKFVRSHLGGLWMILNPLAQVLIFAFVLSAVLSAKLPGINNKYAYSIYLMAGTLGWTLFAEIVNRCLTLFIDNGNIIKKLTFPKIALPLIVTGSALINNILLFVAILAIFGILGHPPSIALIWLPAIMVMTIALALGLGLTLGVLNVFMRDIGQIVPVIMQFLFWFTPIVYMVNIIPEQYQSWLVLNPLIPIITSYQDILLYNRAPNLAGLGETAIIATFLLAFALLLFRKASPEMVDQL
- a CDS encoding ABC transporter ATP-binding protein, whose protein sequence is MSGELHVKNLGKSYRQWGSEWRRVVSWFVPTITPREEHWVLKDVNFSISPGEAVGIVGQNGAGKSTLLKLITGTTRPTLGQVRLRGRVAAILELGMGFNPDLTGRQNAYHSAGLMGHSQTDIEKAMPEIEAFAEVVDYFEQPMRTYSSGMQMRVAFAVATAFRPDILIVDEALSVGDAAFQRKCFHHIEAFRAQGGTLLFVSHDIETVKRLCDKAIFIHHGTVKAIGKAKTVCDEYEQTIFGDVAKRTTIASPTKSVGSLDLGLNSESIEKQYGDGGAVIFSVTIKSASGEAINVIPEGVPFSVNYQIQFARPARGVKFGMMVKTVEGVCIYGTNTTNCSMQESFNAQDDISVCFELQGNLVPGTYYLNVGSTYESDDGPVFLHRRVDCLIFRVTSSECHYAAGYANLFAKPALSQFSESQKVSEVVL
- a CDS encoding FkbM family methyltransferase — its product is MTFVSYAQNFEDVMLWRALKHVQNGFYVDVGAQHPVVDSVSKAFYAYGWRGIHIEPVPEYAELLRKDRPDETVLQIALADTEGTLELNVIPDTGLSTAVDAYAQRHQVERGYERQRIQVPVLTLKSALKFLVGKDVHWLKIDVEGFEERVLNGWDTQVLRPWIMVVEATIPNSPKTDYASWDPILTTADYQFVYFDGLNRFYIAKEHAELAEAFSCPPNVFDDTILDASSHLCRGVIASYQARQEAAAWAQKSDAHAAAIREQELNARLTREQSDHTTSQTRTKWLENEWNAAKAKIDELNHHNHNWRTMANGLNHELQSVYASKSWRITSPLRKIMLATNRGLTLLSLQMRWLLRLTKRMTKPLAVWAIRQTIAKPTLKAYALSVLTKHPHLMQHLRQFAMRSGLIAGSNMPSQINQRVYLGSNPKNVAGAYPPDLSEQSIKELPPRVVRIYSDLQKAINVRRSNAHCN